From a single Pseudophryne corroboree isolate aPseCor3 chromosome 6, aPseCor3.hap2, whole genome shotgun sequence genomic region:
- the LOC134932303 gene encoding TRPM8 channel-associated factor homolog isoform X2, whose protein sequence is MKHHSGISGRSAQHNAVGGRPTVQGPPMSGAATGGISFTESMTASDDYHSLTQGLSSLDFSGDHVPCKLLLSGDTAFPVLVSPSQDVLIGAGSYGMGRVVVLGHELYFSQPQFIDFLKNAISWLMPSSRTVIGVTASVSSLEETLSSIGYQVEKNASPKEDLAVLCTSGYDDSEANEIVSFVRRGGGLLIGAQAYQWAADHKQDNVLCNFPGNKITSVAGIYFTDMYGERGNFCVSKNMQWCPFYKELNFSADLKQLMEGVQNLDLTGGGLLSELLLHGPLTFPVGLTKNNQCFIGAGYYGKGRVFVGTHEGMLLRPEFKTLILNAISWLGKGKKGTIGVNSNYRDLVPVLQNGGFTCEISQLLSKHSVYCCTSYSDKEANKINRFVAEGGGLFIAGHAWYWSYSNPNVHSEYPGNKILNKFGITILSTTVEAGVYKGLDPQATANTYHFPRAISQLLCDLQGGANLKAPLDSWLSQLTQDTIQFMKVPESPLISLLLHELVSVVGGYKLPEVSKMCPVKNGSKDAFLICLAQDLSSFAKLDDQELKNLLDQPAVTVQIDATNTGDDAWRSTGLYLPPRKTAILLFPDSVLGKGLQVQVGCHTDNLSSRNELCRAPVVVLKKSVTDQRVVVSSVWGGLLYIIVKGNSNLGMISVSVHGAELAPTYIKGQTSNSSWVQTIRKYPAPWAELITDNIILTVPSEVIRSLDDPDDLMTQWDDVMVAVADLAAIPKKFARPERIVADVQLSLGWMHSGYPIMCHLQRAKDMIDLQQIKKSGLWGYVHELGHNQQKSNWEFPPHTTEATNNLWSVYVHETVLNISRDRAHPDLKPADRTARLTKYIKDGAKLQDWSMWTALETYLRLQEAFGWDPFKHLFSEYQTLSNVNNNNKDKMNLWAEKFSQAVHKNLAPYFQAWGWPIEEKIIANVSTLPEWEENPMKSYVASK, encoded by the exons TTTACAGAAAGTATGACAGCTAGTGACGACTACCATTCCCTGACCCAGGGTCTCTCTAGCCTGGATTTCTCTGGGGACCATGTACCTTGCAAACTTCTCCTGAGTGGTGACACTGCATTCCCAGTGCTTGTAAGTCCATCACAAGACGTCCTTATTGGTGCTGGTTCCTATGGCATGGGAAGGGTTGTTGTCCTGGGCCATGAGTTATATTTCAGCCAGCCGCAATTCATAGATTTCCTGAAAAATGCAATATCCTGGCTGATGCCATCCTCAAGAACGGTCATTGGTGTCACCGCCAGTGTCAGTAGCCTAGAAGAGACTCTCTCTTCCATTGGATACCAAGTTGAGAAGAATGCTAGCCCTAAAGAAGATCTGGCTGTGCTCTGTACATCCGGATATGATGACAGTGAAGCAAATGAGATTGTCTCATTTGTGAGAAGAGGTGGGGGTTTGCTTATTGGAGCACAAGCTTACCAATGGGCTGCTGACCACAAACAAGACAACGTTCTGTGTAATTTTCCTGGAAACAAAATTACATCTGTGGCTGGGATCTACTTCACTGACATGTATGGAGAGAGAGGAAATTTCTGTGTGAGCAAAAACATGCAATGGTGCCCATTTTACAAAGA GTTGAACTTTTCAGCAGATTTAAAGCAACTCATGGAAGGTGTTCAAAATCTGGACCTCACTGGGGGTGGCCTTCTCTCCGAACTTCTGCTTCATGGACCTCTGACATTCCCAGTAGGTCTGACCAAAAACAATCAATGTTTCATTGGCGCTGGATACTATGGCAAAGGGCGTGTTTTTGTGGGAACACATGAAGGCATGCTACTCAGACCAGAATTCAAGACCCTCATTCTGAACGCCATATCATGGCTGGGAAAGGGGAAAAAGGGAACAATTGGTGTTAACTCAAATTATCGAGATCTTGTACCTGTATTACAGAATGGAGGATTCACTTGTGAAATATCACAACTGCTTTCTAAGCACAGTGTATACTGCTGTACATCTTACAGTGACAAAGAGGCAAACAAAATCAATCGGTTTGTGGCAGAAGGAGGAGGCCTGTTCATTGCTGGCCATGCTTGGTACTGGTCCTATTCTAATCCAAATGTGCACTCTGAATACCCAGGAAACAAAATCCTCAACAAGTTTGGAATTACAATTCTGTCGACAACAGTTGAAGCAGGAGTATATAAGGGTCTGGATCCTCAGGCAACTGCTAACACTTACCACTTCCCTAGAGCAATCAGCCAATTGTTGTGTGACCTGCAGGGTGGAGCAAATCTGAAGGCTCCTCTGGATAGTTGGTTGTCACAGCTCACACAGGATACCATACAATTTATGAAGGTGCCAGAAAGCCCTCTAATTTCATTGCTGCTGCATGAGCTGGTATCTGTAGTAGGGGGCTATAAACTGCCTGAGGTTAGTAAAATGTGTCCAGTGAAAAATGGCTCCAAGGACGCTTTCCTGATATGTCTGGCCCAAGATCTCAGCAGCTTTGCTAAACTAGATGACCAAGAATTGAAAAATTTGCTGGACCAACCTGCTGTCACTGTGCAGATTGATGCTACAAACACTG GTGACGATGCATGGAGAAGTACTGGACTCTACCTCCCTCCCAGGAAAACAGCAATACTTCTGTTTCCAGACTCAGTCTTGGGGAAAGGTCTTCAG GTTCAGGTTGGTTGTCATACAGATAACCTGAGTAGCCGAAATGAGCTGTGCCGTGCTCCAGTGGTTGTCTTAAAGAAGAGTGTTACTGATCAGAGGGTTGTGGTCTCCTCTGTCTGGGGAGGCCTGCTGTACATTATTGTGAAGGGAAACAGCAATCTGGGGATGATTTCAGTATCAGTGCATGGAGCAGAACTGGCTCCAACCTATATAAAAG GCCAAACTTCCAACTCATCCTGGGTGCAAACTATTCGCAAATATCCAGCTCCTTGGGCTGAGCTGATTACAGATAACATAATCCTTACTGTCCCTTCTGAAGTAATCCGCTCATTAGATGACCCTGATGATTTAATGACTCAGTGGGATGATGTCATGGTGGCAGTAGCTGATCTTGCTGCAATTCCAAAGAAATTTGCACGTCCTGAAAGAATCGTGGCGGATGTGCAGCTCTCTCTAG GTTGGATGCATTCTGGATATCCAATAATGTGTCATCTGCAGAGAGCAAAGGATATGATAGACCTTCAGCAAATAAAAAAAAGTGGATTATGGGGATATGTACATGAACTTGGTCACAATCAGCAGAAGTCTAATTGGGAATTTCCCCCTCATACCACAGAAGCCACAAATAACCTGTGGTCTGTATATGTACATGAGACGGTGCTGAACATTTCTAGGGATCGAGctcatcctgatctaaagccagctgATAGGACTGCACGACTGACAAAGTATATAAAGGATGGAGCCAAACTGCAAGATTGGAGTATGTGGACTGCTCTTGAGACATATCTTCGG TTACAAGAGGCCTTTGGCTGGGATCCCTTCAAACACCTTTTCTCCGAATATCAGACATTGTCAAATGTCAACAATAACAATAAGGATAAGATGAATCTATGGGCAGAGAAGTTCTCTCAAGCTGTTCATAAGAACCTGGCCCCATACTTCCAGGCCTGGGGGTGGCCCATTGAGGAGAAAATCATAGCCAATGTATCCACTTTGCCTGAATGGGAAGAGAATCCTATGAAGTCTTACGTCGCTTCCAAATAA
- the LOC134932303 gene encoding TRPM8 channel-associated factor homolog isoform X1 — translation MAGGAIHKSRPRLVGGGQASTRRSQDTGSPIPQRWPTTSTAISSAGFTESMTASDDYHSLTQGLSSLDFSGDHVPCKLLLSGDTAFPVLVSPSQDVLIGAGSYGMGRVVVLGHELYFSQPQFIDFLKNAISWLMPSSRTVIGVTASVSSLEETLSSIGYQVEKNASPKEDLAVLCTSGYDDSEANEIVSFVRRGGGLLIGAQAYQWAADHKQDNVLCNFPGNKITSVAGIYFTDMYGERGNFCVSKNMQWCPFYKELNFSADLKQLMEGVQNLDLTGGGLLSELLLHGPLTFPVGLTKNNQCFIGAGYYGKGRVFVGTHEGMLLRPEFKTLILNAISWLGKGKKGTIGVNSNYRDLVPVLQNGGFTCEISQLLSKHSVYCCTSYSDKEANKINRFVAEGGGLFIAGHAWYWSYSNPNVHSEYPGNKILNKFGITILSTTVEAGVYKGLDPQATANTYHFPRAISQLLCDLQGGANLKAPLDSWLSQLTQDTIQFMKVPESPLISLLLHELVSVVGGYKLPEVSKMCPVKNGSKDAFLICLAQDLSSFAKLDDQELKNLLDQPAVTVQIDATNTGDDAWRSTGLYLPPRKTAILLFPDSVLGKGLQVQVGCHTDNLSSRNELCRAPVVVLKKSVTDQRVVVSSVWGGLLYIIVKGNSNLGMISVSVHGAELAPTYIKGQTSNSSWVQTIRKYPAPWAELITDNIILTVPSEVIRSLDDPDDLMTQWDDVMVAVADLAAIPKKFARPERIVADVQLSLGWMHSGYPIMCHLQRAKDMIDLQQIKKSGLWGYVHELGHNQQKSNWEFPPHTTEATNNLWSVYVHETVLNISRDRAHPDLKPADRTARLTKYIKDGAKLQDWSMWTALETYLRLQEAFGWDPFKHLFSEYQTLSNVNNNNKDKMNLWAEKFSQAVHKNLAPYFQAWGWPIEEKIIANVSTLPEWEENPMKSYVASK, via the exons TTTACAGAAAGTATGACAGCTAGTGACGACTACCATTCCCTGACCCAGGGTCTCTCTAGCCTGGATTTCTCTGGGGACCATGTACCTTGCAAACTTCTCCTGAGTGGTGACACTGCATTCCCAGTGCTTGTAAGTCCATCACAAGACGTCCTTATTGGTGCTGGTTCCTATGGCATGGGAAGGGTTGTTGTCCTGGGCCATGAGTTATATTTCAGCCAGCCGCAATTCATAGATTTCCTGAAAAATGCAATATCCTGGCTGATGCCATCCTCAAGAACGGTCATTGGTGTCACCGCCAGTGTCAGTAGCCTAGAAGAGACTCTCTCTTCCATTGGATACCAAGTTGAGAAGAATGCTAGCCCTAAAGAAGATCTGGCTGTGCTCTGTACATCCGGATATGATGACAGTGAAGCAAATGAGATTGTCTCATTTGTGAGAAGAGGTGGGGGTTTGCTTATTGGAGCACAAGCTTACCAATGGGCTGCTGACCACAAACAAGACAACGTTCTGTGTAATTTTCCTGGAAACAAAATTACATCTGTGGCTGGGATCTACTTCACTGACATGTATGGAGAGAGAGGAAATTTCTGTGTGAGCAAAAACATGCAATGGTGCCCATTTTACAAAGA GTTGAACTTTTCAGCAGATTTAAAGCAACTCATGGAAGGTGTTCAAAATCTGGACCTCACTGGGGGTGGCCTTCTCTCCGAACTTCTGCTTCATGGACCTCTGACATTCCCAGTAGGTCTGACCAAAAACAATCAATGTTTCATTGGCGCTGGATACTATGGCAAAGGGCGTGTTTTTGTGGGAACACATGAAGGCATGCTACTCAGACCAGAATTCAAGACCCTCATTCTGAACGCCATATCATGGCTGGGAAAGGGGAAAAAGGGAACAATTGGTGTTAACTCAAATTATCGAGATCTTGTACCTGTATTACAGAATGGAGGATTCACTTGTGAAATATCACAACTGCTTTCTAAGCACAGTGTATACTGCTGTACATCTTACAGTGACAAAGAGGCAAACAAAATCAATCGGTTTGTGGCAGAAGGAGGAGGCCTGTTCATTGCTGGCCATGCTTGGTACTGGTCCTATTCTAATCCAAATGTGCACTCTGAATACCCAGGAAACAAAATCCTCAACAAGTTTGGAATTACAATTCTGTCGACAACAGTTGAAGCAGGAGTATATAAGGGTCTGGATCCTCAGGCAACTGCTAACACTTACCACTTCCCTAGAGCAATCAGCCAATTGTTGTGTGACCTGCAGGGTGGAGCAAATCTGAAGGCTCCTCTGGATAGTTGGTTGTCACAGCTCACACAGGATACCATACAATTTATGAAGGTGCCAGAAAGCCCTCTAATTTCATTGCTGCTGCATGAGCTGGTATCTGTAGTAGGGGGCTATAAACTGCCTGAGGTTAGTAAAATGTGTCCAGTGAAAAATGGCTCCAAGGACGCTTTCCTGATATGTCTGGCCCAAGATCTCAGCAGCTTTGCTAAACTAGATGACCAAGAATTGAAAAATTTGCTGGACCAACCTGCTGTCACTGTGCAGATTGATGCTACAAACACTG GTGACGATGCATGGAGAAGTACTGGACTCTACCTCCCTCCCAGGAAAACAGCAATACTTCTGTTTCCAGACTCAGTCTTGGGGAAAGGTCTTCAG GTTCAGGTTGGTTGTCATACAGATAACCTGAGTAGCCGAAATGAGCTGTGCCGTGCTCCAGTGGTTGTCTTAAAGAAGAGTGTTACTGATCAGAGGGTTGTGGTCTCCTCTGTCTGGGGAGGCCTGCTGTACATTATTGTGAAGGGAAACAGCAATCTGGGGATGATTTCAGTATCAGTGCATGGAGCAGAACTGGCTCCAACCTATATAAAAG GCCAAACTTCCAACTCATCCTGGGTGCAAACTATTCGCAAATATCCAGCTCCTTGGGCTGAGCTGATTACAGATAACATAATCCTTACTGTCCCTTCTGAAGTAATCCGCTCATTAGATGACCCTGATGATTTAATGACTCAGTGGGATGATGTCATGGTGGCAGTAGCTGATCTTGCTGCAATTCCAAAGAAATTTGCACGTCCTGAAAGAATCGTGGCGGATGTGCAGCTCTCTCTAG GTTGGATGCATTCTGGATATCCAATAATGTGTCATCTGCAGAGAGCAAAGGATATGATAGACCTTCAGCAAATAAAAAAAAGTGGATTATGGGGATATGTACATGAACTTGGTCACAATCAGCAGAAGTCTAATTGGGAATTTCCCCCTCATACCACAGAAGCCACAAATAACCTGTGGTCTGTATATGTACATGAGACGGTGCTGAACATTTCTAGGGATCGAGctcatcctgatctaaagccagctgATAGGACTGCACGACTGACAAAGTATATAAAGGATGGAGCCAAACTGCAAGATTGGAGTATGTGGACTGCTCTTGAGACATATCTTCGG TTACAAGAGGCCTTTGGCTGGGATCCCTTCAAACACCTTTTCTCCGAATATCAGACATTGTCAAATGTCAACAATAACAATAAGGATAAGATGAATCTATGGGCAGAGAAGTTCTCTCAAGCTGTTCATAAGAACCTGGCCCCATACTTCCAGGCCTGGGGGTGGCCCATTGAGGAGAAAATCATAGCCAATGTATCCACTTTGCCTGAATGGGAAGAGAATCCTATGAAGTCTTACGTCGCTTCCAAATAA
- the LOC134932303 gene encoding TRPM8 channel-associated factor homolog isoform X3, giving the protein MAGGAIHKSRPRLFTESMTASDDYHSLTQGLSSLDFSGDHVPCKLLLSGDTAFPVLVSPSQDVLIGAGSYGMGRVVVLGHELYFSQPQFIDFLKNAISWLMPSSRTVIGVTASVSSLEETLSSIGYQVEKNASPKEDLAVLCTSGYDDSEANEIVSFVRRGGGLLIGAQAYQWAADHKQDNVLCNFPGNKITSVAGIYFTDMYGERGNFCVSKNMQWCPFYKELNFSADLKQLMEGVQNLDLTGGGLLSELLLHGPLTFPVGLTKNNQCFIGAGYYGKGRVFVGTHEGMLLRPEFKTLILNAISWLGKGKKGTIGVNSNYRDLVPVLQNGGFTCEISQLLSKHSVYCCTSYSDKEANKINRFVAEGGGLFIAGHAWYWSYSNPNVHSEYPGNKILNKFGITILSTTVEAGVYKGLDPQATANTYHFPRAISQLLCDLQGGANLKAPLDSWLSQLTQDTIQFMKVPESPLISLLLHELVSVVGGYKLPEVSKMCPVKNGSKDAFLICLAQDLSSFAKLDDQELKNLLDQPAVTVQIDATNTGDDAWRSTGLYLPPRKTAILLFPDSVLGKGLQVQVGCHTDNLSSRNELCRAPVVVLKKSVTDQRVVVSSVWGGLLYIIVKGNSNLGMISVSVHGAELAPTYIKGQTSNSSWVQTIRKYPAPWAELITDNIILTVPSEVIRSLDDPDDLMTQWDDVMVAVADLAAIPKKFARPERIVADVQLSLGWMHSGYPIMCHLQRAKDMIDLQQIKKSGLWGYVHELGHNQQKSNWEFPPHTTEATNNLWSVYVHETVLNISRDRAHPDLKPADRTARLTKYIKDGAKLQDWSMWTALETYLRLQEAFGWDPFKHLFSEYQTLSNVNNNNKDKMNLWAEKFSQAVHKNLAPYFQAWGWPIEEKIIANVSTLPEWEENPMKSYVASK; this is encoded by the exons TTTACAGAAAGTATGACAGCTAGTGACGACTACCATTCCCTGACCCAGGGTCTCTCTAGCCTGGATTTCTCTGGGGACCATGTACCTTGCAAACTTCTCCTGAGTGGTGACACTGCATTCCCAGTGCTTGTAAGTCCATCACAAGACGTCCTTATTGGTGCTGGTTCCTATGGCATGGGAAGGGTTGTTGTCCTGGGCCATGAGTTATATTTCAGCCAGCCGCAATTCATAGATTTCCTGAAAAATGCAATATCCTGGCTGATGCCATCCTCAAGAACGGTCATTGGTGTCACCGCCAGTGTCAGTAGCCTAGAAGAGACTCTCTCTTCCATTGGATACCAAGTTGAGAAGAATGCTAGCCCTAAAGAAGATCTGGCTGTGCTCTGTACATCCGGATATGATGACAGTGAAGCAAATGAGATTGTCTCATTTGTGAGAAGAGGTGGGGGTTTGCTTATTGGAGCACAAGCTTACCAATGGGCTGCTGACCACAAACAAGACAACGTTCTGTGTAATTTTCCTGGAAACAAAATTACATCTGTGGCTGGGATCTACTTCACTGACATGTATGGAGAGAGAGGAAATTTCTGTGTGAGCAAAAACATGCAATGGTGCCCATTTTACAAAGA GTTGAACTTTTCAGCAGATTTAAAGCAACTCATGGAAGGTGTTCAAAATCTGGACCTCACTGGGGGTGGCCTTCTCTCCGAACTTCTGCTTCATGGACCTCTGACATTCCCAGTAGGTCTGACCAAAAACAATCAATGTTTCATTGGCGCTGGATACTATGGCAAAGGGCGTGTTTTTGTGGGAACACATGAAGGCATGCTACTCAGACCAGAATTCAAGACCCTCATTCTGAACGCCATATCATGGCTGGGAAAGGGGAAAAAGGGAACAATTGGTGTTAACTCAAATTATCGAGATCTTGTACCTGTATTACAGAATGGAGGATTCACTTGTGAAATATCACAACTGCTTTCTAAGCACAGTGTATACTGCTGTACATCTTACAGTGACAAAGAGGCAAACAAAATCAATCGGTTTGTGGCAGAAGGAGGAGGCCTGTTCATTGCTGGCCATGCTTGGTACTGGTCCTATTCTAATCCAAATGTGCACTCTGAATACCCAGGAAACAAAATCCTCAACAAGTTTGGAATTACAATTCTGTCGACAACAGTTGAAGCAGGAGTATATAAGGGTCTGGATCCTCAGGCAACTGCTAACACTTACCACTTCCCTAGAGCAATCAGCCAATTGTTGTGTGACCTGCAGGGTGGAGCAAATCTGAAGGCTCCTCTGGATAGTTGGTTGTCACAGCTCACACAGGATACCATACAATTTATGAAGGTGCCAGAAAGCCCTCTAATTTCATTGCTGCTGCATGAGCTGGTATCTGTAGTAGGGGGCTATAAACTGCCTGAGGTTAGTAAAATGTGTCCAGTGAAAAATGGCTCCAAGGACGCTTTCCTGATATGTCTGGCCCAAGATCTCAGCAGCTTTGCTAAACTAGATGACCAAGAATTGAAAAATTTGCTGGACCAACCTGCTGTCACTGTGCAGATTGATGCTACAAACACTG GTGACGATGCATGGAGAAGTACTGGACTCTACCTCCCTCCCAGGAAAACAGCAATACTTCTGTTTCCAGACTCAGTCTTGGGGAAAGGTCTTCAG GTTCAGGTTGGTTGTCATACAGATAACCTGAGTAGCCGAAATGAGCTGTGCCGTGCTCCAGTGGTTGTCTTAAAGAAGAGTGTTACTGATCAGAGGGTTGTGGTCTCCTCTGTCTGGGGAGGCCTGCTGTACATTATTGTGAAGGGAAACAGCAATCTGGGGATGATTTCAGTATCAGTGCATGGAGCAGAACTGGCTCCAACCTATATAAAAG GCCAAACTTCCAACTCATCCTGGGTGCAAACTATTCGCAAATATCCAGCTCCTTGGGCTGAGCTGATTACAGATAACATAATCCTTACTGTCCCTTCTGAAGTAATCCGCTCATTAGATGACCCTGATGATTTAATGACTCAGTGGGATGATGTCATGGTGGCAGTAGCTGATCTTGCTGCAATTCCAAAGAAATTTGCACGTCCTGAAAGAATCGTGGCGGATGTGCAGCTCTCTCTAG GTTGGATGCATTCTGGATATCCAATAATGTGTCATCTGCAGAGAGCAAAGGATATGATAGACCTTCAGCAAATAAAAAAAAGTGGATTATGGGGATATGTACATGAACTTGGTCACAATCAGCAGAAGTCTAATTGGGAATTTCCCCCTCATACCACAGAAGCCACAAATAACCTGTGGTCTGTATATGTACATGAGACGGTGCTGAACATTTCTAGGGATCGAGctcatcctgatctaaagccagctgATAGGACTGCACGACTGACAAAGTATATAAAGGATGGAGCCAAACTGCAAGATTGGAGTATGTGGACTGCTCTTGAGACATATCTTCGG TTACAAGAGGCCTTTGGCTGGGATCCCTTCAAACACCTTTTCTCCGAATATCAGACATTGTCAAATGTCAACAATAACAATAAGGATAAGATGAATCTATGGGCAGAGAAGTTCTCTCAAGCTGTTCATAAGAACCTGGCCCCATACTTCCAGGCCTGGGGGTGGCCCATTGAGGAGAAAATCATAGCCAATGTATCCACTTTGCCTGAATGGGAAGAGAATCCTATGAAGTCTTACGTCGCTTCCAAATAA